In one Deltaproteobacteria bacterium genomic region, the following are encoded:
- the dnaX gene encoding DNA polymerase III subunit gamma/tau, translated as MEYLVLARKWRPQSFNDLVGQEHVSRTLTNAILQNRIAHAYIFSGPRGVGKTSVARILAKALNCVEGPTPTPCQVCSHCLEITAGKSMDVREIDGASNRGIDEIRELRENVKFSPASGRYKIYIIDEVHMLTAPAFNALLKTLEEPPSHVVFLFATTELNKIPATILSRCQGHDFRIIPLKQIVEKLQQIATAEQIVISAAGLAWIAAAGKGSLRDAQSIFDQVISYAGAAIKDTDVEELLGLADRRFLFQLSAAILAKDAGKCLQVINDGYYAGLDMKHFFQLLLNHFRNLLFVKIAGPNPSLFDLTEDDIVQLQTQVAGAARETIQRLLDILLSEEENMRRTQDPRLHLETAIVRMAYVEELIPIAEVLARMEALEKKLAAGGASKVALPAANRTNPPVSPLSAAAKVPSPPLVQEDQRGYSAADAAPEQRWADYKAHVKKQSPGLGSNIAQGVFISYAEEAVTVGFPVGFALDYVREREHLERLVELARPFFGTHVQLKFETIKADQGDLPGKPNGMAGNNHDLRQEAMNQPLLQKAIDLFEGAEVREIIPRRNS; from the coding sequence ATGGAATATCTCGTCTTAGCGCGCAAGTGGCGGCCTCAGAGTTTCAACGATCTGGTAGGCCAGGAGCATGTGTCCCGGACGCTCACGAACGCCATTTTACAGAACCGCATTGCCCATGCCTATATTTTCAGCGGTCCGCGCGGGGTCGGCAAGACCTCTGTGGCCCGGATACTGGCCAAAGCCCTGAACTGCGTAGAGGGGCCAACCCCGACGCCCTGCCAGGTATGCTCCCATTGCCTGGAAATTACCGCGGGAAAGTCCATGGATGTGCGTGAGATTGACGGCGCTTCGAACCGCGGCATTGATGAGATCAGAGAACTACGTGAAAACGTCAAATTTTCTCCCGCCTCCGGTCGCTACAAGATCTACATTATTGATGAAGTCCACATGCTTACCGCGCCGGCCTTCAACGCCCTGCTGAAGACACTGGAGGAGCCGCCCTCCCATGTGGTTTTCCTCTTTGCCACCACTGAACTGAACAAGATCCCGGCCACGATCCTTTCCCGCTGCCAGGGTCATGATTTTCGCATCATCCCGCTCAAGCAGATTGTGGAAAAATTGCAGCAGATAGCCACGGCGGAGCAGATCGTCATCAGCGCCGCCGGGCTGGCCTGGATCGCCGCGGCAGGCAAGGGGAGTTTACGGGATGCCCAGAGCATCTTTGACCAGGTGATCTCCTATGCCGGTGCGGCTATCAAGGACACCGATGTGGAGGAACTGCTGGGTCTGGCGGACCGGCGCTTTCTTTTTCAGCTCTCCGCGGCAATCCTCGCGAAAGATGCCGGTAAGTGTCTGCAAGTCATCAATGACGGTTATTATGCCGGTCTGGATATGAAGCATTTCTTCCAGTTGCTGCTTAATCATTTCCGCAACCTGCTCTTTGTTAAAATCGCCGGCCCGAACCCCTCCCTTTTTGACCTGACGGAAGATGATATTGTGCAATTGCAGACCCAGGTGGCCGGTGCGGCGCGGGAGACCATCCAGAGACTATTGGACATTCTGCTTTCGGAAGAGGAAAACATGCGCCGGACTCAGGATCCCCGGTTGCATTTAGAGACGGCGATTGTCAGAATGGCCTATGTAGAGGAGCTGATCCCGATTGCGGAAGTGCTGGCGAGAATGGAAGCGCTGGAAAAAAAGCTTGCGGCAGGGGGGGCGTCAAAGGTAGCGCTCCCGGCAGCGAACCGGACGAATCCGCCCGTGTCACCGCTTTCGGCTGCGGCCAAGGTTCCTTCGCCGCCGCTGGTTCAGGAGGATCAGCGCGGGTACAGCGCCGCCGATGCTGCACCGGAGCAGCGGTGGGCGGATTATAAAGCCCATGTTAAAAAACAGAGCCCCGGTCTGGGGTCAAACATCGCTCAGGGGGTATTTATCAGTTATGCGGAGGAAGCCGTAACGGTCGGTTTTCCAGTGGGATTCGCCTTGGATTATGTCCGGGAAAGAGAGCATCTGGAACGCCTGGTAGAGCTGGCCCGGCCATTTTTTGGCACCCATGTCCAGTTGAAGTTTGAGACCATTAAAGCTGACCAGGGCGATCTGCCGGGCAAGCCCAATGGGATGGCCGGAAATAACCATGATTTGCGTCAGGAAGCCATGAACCAGCCGTTGCTGCAAAAGGCGATTGACCTGTTTGAAGGCGCAGAAGTGCGGGAGATTATTCCGCGCAGAAATAGTTAA
- the porB gene encoding pyruvate synthase subunit PorB — MSNNPQGLIENFDLFAPKLVDKEEYFSCGHRACQGCGEALAIRLMCKALGKDTVIANATGCMEVVSSLYPTTAWKLPWIHVAFPNSAAVGSGVEAGLKALRRKGKIADRRVKAVAIGGDGGTLDIGFQALSGAMERGHDLLYVCFDNEAYMNTGIQRSSSTPFGASTTTAPAGKQSIGNKTWKKNAPEIMVAHNVPYVATACHSYPLDFMNKVKKARQVKGPAYIQCLSVCPTGWRCGSEVCIKMGRLAVETGVFPLYEVENGKYRMTMDMPKKRRPVEDYIKLQGRFRHLRPDQIKSIQQRVDMEYRLLENKVEHSFSWLLTGSEE, encoded by the coding sequence ATGTCAAACAACCCACAGGGTTTGATCGAGAATTTTGATTTATTTGCCCCGAAGTTAGTGGACAAGGAAGAATACTTCAGTTGCGGTCACCGCGCCTGTCAGGGTTGCGGTGAAGCCCTGGCCATCCGTCTGATGTGCAAGGCCCTGGGCAAGGACACCGTCATCGCCAATGCCACGGGCTGCATGGAGGTCGTATCTTCTCTGTACCCCACCACGGCCTGGAAGCTGCCCTGGATACATGTGGCCTTTCCCAACTCGGCCGCGGTCGGATCGGGTGTGGAGGCGGGATTGAAGGCTTTGCGGCGCAAGGGGAAAATCGCCGACCGGCGCGTGAAGGCCGTGGCCATCGGCGGCGATGGCGGCACCCTGGATATCGGTTTTCAGGCCCTTTCCGGCGCGATGGAGCGGGGTCATGACCTGCTTTACGTCTGTTTCGATAATGAAGCCTACATGAATACGGGCATCCAGCGTTCCAGCTCCACTCCTTTCGGCGCTTCAACCACGACGGCCCCGGCTGGCAAGCAGAGCATCGGCAACAAAACCTGGAAAAAGAATGCACCGGAAATCATGGTGGCCCATAACGTCCCCTACGTGGCCACGGCGTGCCACAGCTATCCGCTGGATTTCATGAACAAGGTCAAGAAGGCCCGGCAGGTTAAAGGTCCGGCCTATATCCAATGCCTTTCCGTGTGCCCCACGGGGTGGCGGTGCGGTTCGGAAGTCTGTATAAAAATGGGACGTCTGGCTGTGGAGACGGGGGTTTTCCCGCTGTATGAAGTGGAAAACGGGAAGTACCGGATGACGATGGACATGCCGAAAAAGCGGCGGCCGGTGGAAGATTACATCAAGCTCCAAGGGCGTTTCCGTCATCTCCGGCCGGACCAGATCAAGTCCATCCAGCAGCGCGTGGATATGGAATACCGTTTGTTGGAGAACAAGGTGGAACACTCTTTTTCCTGGCTTTTAACCGGCTCGGAAGAATAA
- a CDS encoding 4Fe-4S binding protein → MKRVADAKELKKLQETLAKQWDPKKPLVTICAGTGCRGYGCVKVKEALEQEIVKQKLKVEVKATGCFGFCEKGPLVVIYPQKIFYQQVKLEDVADIVAKTVAKGEVLEKLLYRDPQTGKQVRQEEDVPFYKKQKRLIFGSNGLIDPTRIEDYLALGGYTALGKALAMTPTGIIEEVKKAGLRGRGGGGFSTGVKWEGCREAHGATKYVIGNGDEGDPGAYMDRSLMEGNPHSVLEGMIIGAYAIGARQGFIYVRNEYPLAVLHLTMAIASAREAGLLGQNILGSGFSFDIAINRGGGAFVCGESSALFASLEGRAGEPRAKYVHAVEKGLWDNPTVLNNVETWANVPLIINKGHKWYGAIGTAKSKGTKIFSLVGKINNTGLVEVPMGMPLREIIYDIGGGIPKGRKFKAVQTGGPSGGCIPESLLDLPVDFDKLYEVGSMMGSGGMIVMDDRSCMVDVAKYFLSFLQEESCGKCVPCREGVRRMKEILAEICAGRGREEDIALLESMSHAIKDGALCALGGSAPNPVLSTIRYFRAEYEAHIRDKRCPAGVCKGLIRYSITADKCTACGVCLKACPTGAISGAKKTPHKINKAKCIKCGACIESCKFDAINVQ, encoded by the coding sequence ATGAAAAGAGTGGCAGATGCCAAGGAATTGAAGAAACTTCAGGAGACACTGGCTAAGCAATGGGATCCCAAAAAGCCGCTGGTCACGATTTGCGCCGGCACTGGCTGCCGCGGTTACGGTTGCGTCAAGGTCAAGGAAGCTCTGGAGCAGGAAATAGTTAAACAGAAACTGAAAGTTGAGGTCAAGGCGACGGGTTGCTTCGGATTCTGTGAAAAAGGTCCGCTCGTCGTCATTTATCCCCAGAAGATTTTTTATCAGCAGGTCAAGCTCGAAGATGTGGCCGACATTGTTGCCAAGACGGTGGCCAAGGGCGAGGTGCTGGAGAAGCTCCTTTATCGCGATCCCCAGACCGGCAAACAGGTCCGGCAGGAAGAGGACGTGCCCTTCTACAAGAAACAAAAGCGCCTTATTTTTGGTTCCAATGGTCTGATTGATCCGACACGGATTGAGGACTACCTGGCCCTGGGCGGCTATACGGCCCTGGGCAAAGCTTTGGCGATGACTCCGACGGGGATTATTGAGGAAGTGAAAAAAGCGGGTCTGCGCGGTCGTGGCGGCGGCGGTTTTTCGACGGGCGTCAAGTGGGAAGGTTGCCGGGAGGCCCACGGAGCGACGAAGTATGTCATCGGTAATGGCGATGAGGGCGATCCTGGCGCTTACATGGACCGGAGCCTCATGGAGGGTAATCCCCACAGTGTCCTGGAAGGCATGATCATCGGCGCTTATGCCATCGGCGCCCGGCAGGGCTTCATATACGTGCGGAATGAATATCCGCTGGCGGTACTCCACCTGACTATGGCCATTGCGAGCGCCCGCGAGGCGGGTCTTTTGGGGCAAAATATCCTTGGTTCAGGTTTTAGTTTTGATATTGCGATCAACCGGGGCGGCGGTGCTTTTGTGTGCGGCGAATCGTCGGCCCTGTTCGCTTCTCTCGAAGGCCGCGCCGGGGAACCGCGCGCCAAGTATGTCCATGCCGTCGAAAAGGGACTCTGGGACAACCCCACCGTCTTGAATAACGTGGAAACCTGGGCCAATGTGCCGCTCATCATCAATAAGGGCCATAAGTGGTATGGCGCCATCGGCACGGCCAAGAGCAAGGGCACCAAGATATTTTCACTGGTGGGCAAGATCAATAATACGGGTCTCGTGGAAGTTCCCATGGGTATGCCCCTCCGGGAGATCATCTACGACATCGGCGGCGGCATTCCCAAAGGGAGAAAGTTCAAGGCGGTGCAGACCGGCGGCCCCTCGGGCGGCTGCATCCCCGAGAGTCTGCTGGACCTGCCGGTGGACTTTGACAAGCTCTATGAGGTTGGTTCCATGATGGGTTCGGGCGGCATGATCGTTATGGATGATCGTTCCTGCATGGTGGATGTGGCGAAATATTTTCTGTCCTTCCTGCAGGAGGAATCGTGCGGGAAATGCGTCCCCTGTCGGGAAGGTGTCCGCCGGATGAAGGAAATTCTGGCAGAGATCTGCGCCGGGCGCGGCCGGGAAGAAGATATCGCGCTTTTGGAAAGCATGTCCCACGCCATCAAAGACGGCGCCCTCTGTGCGCTGGGCGGGAGCGCCCCGAACCCGGTCTTGAGCACCATCCGGTATTTCCGGGCCGAGTATGAGGCCCACATCCGCGACAAGCGCTGCCCCGCCGGTGTCTGCAAAGGGCTGATCCGTTACTCTATTACGGCGGATAAGTGCACCGCTTGCGGCGTCTGCCTGAAGGCCTGCCCCACGGGGGCGATCAGCGGCGCGAAGAAAACACCTCATAAGATCAACAAAGCCAAGTGCATCAAATGCGGCGCCTGTATTGAAAGCTGCAAGTTTGACGCGATTAATGTTCAGTAA
- a CDS encoding 2-oxoacid:acceptor oxidoreductase family protein, whose product MIEIRWHGRGGQGAVTSVELLALAAIEEGKYAQGFPSFGPERRGAPVAAFNRVDDKQIKVRSGIYRPDVVIVLDEGLIGLVDVAEGLKEDGILIVNTKRSRAEIKKALNYKKRLGIVNGSAIAWKELGVPITNTTMLGALIKATAVVKMASMRVPVEHRFGRIAPKNLQAMQRAYDELKIN is encoded by the coding sequence ATGATAGAGATCAGGTGGCATGGAAGAGGCGGTCAGGGCGCGGTGACATCCGTGGAATTGCTTGCGCTGGCGGCCATTGAGGAAGGGAAATATGCCCAGGGCTTTCCCAGCTTTGGCCCGGAGCGCCGGGGCGCCCCCGTGGCGGCTTTCAACCGCGTGGATGATAAACAGATCAAGGTCCGTTCCGGCATCTATCGTCCCGATGTGGTGATCGTGCTTGATGAGGGGCTGATAGGCCTCGTGGACGTTGCCGAGGGCTTGAAAGAAGACGGCATCCTCATTGTCAATACGAAGCGAAGCCGGGCGGAGATAAAAAAAGCCCTGAACTATAAAAAACGGCTGGGGATTGTGAATGGTTCGGCAATCGCCTGGAAAGAGCTGGGCGTCCCCATTACCAATACCACCATGCTGGGCGCCCTGATCAAAGCCACTGCTGTGGTGAAGATGGCATCCATGCGGGTGCCGGTTGAGCATCGCTTCGGCCGGATTGCTCCGAAAAATTTGCAGGCCATGCAAAGGGCTTATGACGAGTTGAAAATAAATTAA
- a CDS encoding NAD(P)H-dependent oxidoreductase subunit E yields MKTAKTVELKKAREIVARYHGERSSLIAILQDVQEAYRYLPQEALSYISQELFVPLTKVYEVATFYKAFSLTPQGEHIVKLCMGTACHVRGAANILDQLERTLHLKPGQTSRDYQFTLETVNCVGACALGPVMVTDGEYHGQVNLKKADKVIASLQKGARS; encoded by the coding sequence ATGAAAACCGCGAAAACCGTTGAATTGAAAAAGGCCAGAGAGATCGTCGCCCGGTATCATGGCGAGCGGAGCTCTTTGATAGCCATTCTGCAGGATGTCCAGGAGGCTTACCGGTATTTGCCGCAGGAAGCCCTCAGCTATATCAGCCAGGAACTGTTCGTACCCCTGACGAAGGTTTATGAAGTGGCCACCTTTTACAAGGCCTTCAGCCTGACTCCGCAGGGCGAGCATATCGTTAAGCTCTGTATGGGCACGGCCTGTCATGTGCGCGGAGCGGCCAATATTCTCGATCAGCTGGAAAGGACTTTGCACTTGAAGCCCGGTCAGACGAGCCGCGATTACCAGTTTACGCTGGAAACGGTGAACTGTGTCGGGGCCTGTGCGCTGGGCCCGGTCATGGTGACGGACGGAGAATATCATGGGCAGGTGAACTTGAAAAAGGCAGATAAAGTCATCGCATCGCTGCAGAAGGGGGCACGGTCATGA
- the recR gene encoding recombination mediator RecR, with amino-acid sequence MTGYALPIKRLIKELSRFPGIGEKTAIRLATFILRASDEEARKLAESILEVKRAIRLCPICFNFTENDCCDICADQNRDRETICIVEEPDALIAIEESGEYRGLYHVLHGVLAPLDGIGPEQLKIRELLHRIAGNVIREIIVATNPNVQGESTALLITGLVKEKGIKVTRIALGVPVGGDLKYADPMTLAKSIEFRRGME; translated from the coding sequence ATGACCGGCTACGCCTTACCCATAAAAAGGCTGATCAAGGAACTTTCCCGATTCCCCGGCATCGGCGAGAAAACGGCGATCCGTCTGGCCACCTTTATCCTGCGAGCCTCGGATGAGGAAGCCCGGAAGCTGGCCGAAAGCATTCTGGAGGTTAAACGGGCGATCCGGCTCTGCCCGATTTGTTTTAATTTTACGGAAAATGACTGCTGCGATATCTGTGCTGACCAGAACCGGGACAGGGAAACCATCTGTATCGTGGAAGAGCCCGATGCCCTGATCGCCATCGAGGAAAGCGGCGAGTACCGGGGGCTCTATCATGTTCTCCACGGCGTCCTGGCCCCGCTCGATGGAATTGGCCCGGAGCAACTGAAGATCCGCGAACTTCTGCACCGCATAGCCGGGAACGTAATCCGGGAAATTATCGTCGCGACGAATCCGAATGTCCAGGGAGAATCAACGGCCCTGCTCATTACCGGGCTCGTCAAGGAAAAAGGGATCAAGGTAACCCGCATCGCTTTGGGGGTGCCGGTCGGGGGCGACCTCAAATACGCCGATCCGATGACCCTGGCCAAATCCATTGAATTCCGGCGGGGCATGGAATAG
- a CDS encoding 2Fe-2S iron-sulfur cluster-binding protein, with protein MVNLIIDGKHVEAEAGATILQVARTNGIEIPTLCSHDSLESSGACRLCVVEIKKGNRARIVTSCLYQVEKDLVVDTKCERVLNVRRLVMELLLARNPEADVLKEMAREMGVVPQVRFIPDTDKGKCILCRMCVRTCETIVGASAIGFSYRGSAKTLGGPFREASAACIGCGACAYVCPTGHIQMETTQDTRTIWGRTFPMLACDTCGRYFAPKDQLQFISETTGVPMADLAVCTSCR; from the coding sequence ATGGTTAATTTAATCATAGATGGCAAGCACGTTGAGGCCGAGGCCGGAGCGACCATTCTGCAGGTGGCCCGGACCAATGGCATTGAGATTCCCACGTTGTGTTCGCACGATTCCCTGGAGTCATCGGGCGCTTGCCGGCTTTGCGTGGTGGAAATAAAAAAAGGCAACCGGGCGAGGATCGTGACCTCCTGTCTCTATCAGGTGGAGAAAGATCTCGTCGTTGATACGAAATGCGAGCGGGTCCTGAATGTCCGCCGCCTCGTCATGGAGCTGCTCCTGGCGCGCAACCCCGAGGCCGACGTGCTGAAGGAAATGGCCCGGGAGATGGGCGTCGTGCCCCAGGTGCGCTTTATCCCCGATACGGACAAGGGCAAATGCATCCTGTGCCGCATGTGTGTCAGGACCTGCGAGACGATTGTGGGGGCAAGCGCGATCGGCTTTTCCTATCGGGGATCGGCAAAGACGCTGGGAGGGCCTTTCCGGGAAGCTTCCGCGGCCTGCATTGGTTGCGGCGCCTGCGCCTACGTCTGCCCCACGGGTCACATTCAGATGGAGACCACCCAGGATACCCGCACGATCTGGGGACGCACCTTCCCGATGCTGGCCTGCGATACCTGCGGCCGGTATTTTGCTCCGAAGGATCAGTTGCAATTCATCAGCGAGACGACGGGTGTACCGATGGCTGACCTGGCCGTCTGCACGAGCTGTAGATGA
- a CDS encoding sulfide/dihydroorotate dehydrogenase-like FAD/NAD-binding protein: protein MHKVLEKTFLQEIVVRMVIEAPEIARKRKAGQFIVLMIDEKGERIPLTIVDSDSRRGTITIIYQIVGKTTAQLAKMERGDGIMHVLGPLGHATEINNFGTAVCVGGGVGIGVAYPIAAALKKAGNKVISIIGARTKDILILEDDMRKVSDQLLVATDDGSYGFHGFVSNVLQNLIDAGEKIDIAYAIGPVPMMNVVAKLTKTYGIKTIVSLNPIMVDATGMCGACRVSVGGKTKFGCVDGPEFDGHEVDFSLLMSRLKMYADDEKQALERYRCECHGK, encoded by the coding sequence TTGCACAAGGTATTGGAAAAAACTTTTTTGCAGGAAATTGTGGTCAGAATGGTTATTGAGGCTCCCGAGATTGCCCGCAAGAGAAAGGCCGGACAGTTCATCGTGTTGATGATCGACGAAAAGGGCGAGAGGATTCCCTTGACCATCGTTGATTCTGATAGTCGAAGAGGCACCATTACCATTATATATCAGATCGTGGGAAAAACGACCGCTCAACTGGCTAAAATGGAGAGGGGCGACGGTATCATGCATGTGCTGGGGCCTCTGGGGCATGCGACCGAAATAAATAATTTCGGCACGGCGGTGTGCGTCGGCGGAGGCGTAGGTATCGGTGTGGCATACCCCATTGCGGCGGCGCTCAAGAAGGCGGGAAATAAAGTGATATCCATCATCGGAGCACGGACGAAGGATATCCTGATTCTCGAGGACGACATGAGGAAGGTCAGTGATCAGTTGCTGGTGGCCACCGATGACGGCAGTTACGGATTTCACGGCTTTGTAAGCAACGTCTTGCAGAATCTCATTGACGCGGGCGAGAAGATCGATATCGCATATGCCATCGGACCGGTGCCGATGATGAATGTTGTCGCCAAATTAACGAAGACATACGGCATAAAGACCATCGTCAGTCTGAACCCGATCATGGTGGATGCCACCGGGATGTGCGGCGCCTGCCGTGTTTCGGTGGGCGGAAAGACAAAGTTCGGCTGTGTGGATGGTCCGGAGTTTGATGGCCATGAAGTAGATTTCAGTTTATTGATGAGCCGCCTTAAGATGTATGCTGATGATGAAAAACAGGCGCTGGAAAGATACAGGTGTGAATGTCATGGAAAATAA
- a CDS encoding 4Fe-4S binding protein, which translates to MADKKWPENWQEVNPGCIVFRPGSARDYHTGSWRALRPVWDNAKCIKCGICYIFCPEGCISADADGYFAADLNYCKGCGICSHECWPQAIKMVGEG; encoded by the coding sequence ATGGCAGACAAGAAATGGCCAGAAAACTGGCAGGAAGTCAACCCGGGATGCATCGTATTCCGTCCCGGAAGCGCGCGGGATTATCATACCGGCAGTTGGCGGGCGCTGCGGCCCGTGTGGGATAATGCCAAGTGCATCAAGTGCGGTATTTGCTATATATTCTGCCCGGAGGGTTGCATCTCCGCCGATGCGGATGGCTATTTCGCGGCTGATCTGAATTATTGCAAGGGCTGTGGGATTTGCTCCCATGAATGCTGGCCGCAGGCCATAAAGATGGTGGGGGAGGGATAG
- the porA gene encoding pyruvate ferredoxin oxidoreductase: MSKRIGMEVAMAVAEAVALCRPDVAAVYPITPNTHVAEHLSDIVAEGRLDAEFITVESEHSAMSCVMGASGTGARTFTATSSQGLMYMAEVLPIASAMRLPIVMSVANRAISGPLNIWNDHSDIMYQRDAGWISIFGENGQQMIDMAIQAFKIAEHRDVMLPVNFNMDGFQLTHMVEPFELPSQEEVDKFLPPYVPYATLHPDKPVTMGALGLPEIFNEMMKGKDNALVNSKKVILQVWKEWEKMFGRKYEPVTSYRTEDAKVLLMTMGSMGETAEIAVDELRKKGKRVGLLKLKLWRPFPFAELKKAVQGASVLAVLDRAVSFGGPGGPLGSEVRSALYHESDRPVVLDYLIGLGGRDMMVEDFMAIAEKAAKAAGKGTKELYEFYGVRGA, encoded by the coding sequence ATGTCGAAACGTATTGGTATGGAAGTAGCGATGGCCGTGGCGGAAGCCGTGGCCCTGTGTCGGCCTGATGTGGCGGCTGTGTATCCCATTACACCCAACACGCATGTGGCGGAGCATCTGTCGGATATTGTCGCCGAAGGCAGGTTGGACGCGGAGTTTATCACGGTGGAATCGGAACATTCTGCCATGAGCTGCGTCATGGGCGCTTCCGGGACGGGGGCCAGAACCTTTACCGCTACGAGTTCCCAGGGGCTGATGTATATGGCGGAAGTATTACCCATTGCCTCGGCCATGCGACTGCCCATTGTCATGTCCGTTGCCAACCGGGCCATCTCCGGGCCGCTGAACATCTGGAACGATCACAGCGACATCATGTATCAGCGCGATGCCGGCTGGATTTCCATTTTTGGAGAAAATGGCCAGCAAATGATAGATATGGCCATCCAGGCCTTCAAGATTGCCGAACACCGCGATGTCATGCTGCCGGTCAATTTCAATATGGATGGTTTCCAGCTTACCCACATGGTGGAACCCTTCGAGCTTCCCTCGCAGGAGGAGGTGGATAAATTCCTGCCTCCTTACGTTCCTTACGCCACGCTCCATCCAGACAAGCCGGTAACAATGGGCGCTCTGGGTTTGCCGGAGATATTCAACGAGATGATGAAAGGCAAGGATAACGCACTCGTCAACTCGAAGAAGGTTATTCTCCAGGTGTGGAAGGAATGGGAAAAAATGTTTGGCCGGAAATATGAGCCCGTCACTTCCTATCGGACGGAAGACGCCAAAGTGTTGTTGATGACCATGGGTTCAATGGGTGAGACGGCGGAGATTGCGGTGGACGAATTGCGGAAAAAGGGTAAAAGGGTAGGGCTGCTGAAGTTGAAACTTTGGCGCCCCTTCCCCTTTGCGGAGTTGAAGAAGGCCGTTCAGGGCGCTTCGGTGCTGGCCGTGCTGGACCGGGCGGTTTCCTTCGGCGGCCCCGGCGGCCCTCTCGGTTCTGAGGTCCGGTCGGCCCTTTATCACGAATCGGATCGCCCCGTGGTGCTGGATTATCTCATTGGTCTCGGCGGACGCGACATGATGGTGGAGGATTTTATGGCGATTGCCGAAAAGGCAGCGAAGGCAGCCGGCAAGGGAACGAAGGAATTGTACGAATTCTACGGAGTTAGAGGAGCCTGA
- a CDS encoding YbaB/EbfC family nucleoid-associated protein, translated as MQNIGEMMKQAKRLQEKMGSLQKELETRTVETSAGGGMVAVVVNGKFELQSLKIDREVVNPDDLEMLEDLIVAAVNEGIRKAQEMASSEMAKLTGGLKIPGLM; from the coding sequence ATGCAGAATATCGGAGAGATGATGAAGCAGGCCAAGCGGCTTCAGGAGAAGATGGGCAGCCTGCAAAAGGAGCTGGAGACAAGGACCGTGGAGACCAGCGCCGGCGGTGGGATGGTGGCGGTCGTGGTCAACGGCAAATTTGAGCTGCAATCACTGAAGATTGACCGGGAGGTCGTCAACCCGGATGATCTGGAAATGTTAGAGGACCTGATTGTGGCGGCGGTCAACGAAGGTATCCGGAAGGCGCAGGAGATGGCTTCGTCGGAGATGGCGAAACTTACCGGGGGGCTGAAAATCCCCGGCCTGATGTGA
- the tadA gene encoding tRNA adenosine(34) deaminase TadA, translating to MLTANDDMFMELALGEAGAARAAGEVPVGAVITCGNDILARAHNLPIALHDPSAHAEIMAIRAAAQIMSNYRLTGTTLYVTLEPCVMCCGAIVQARISRLVFGARDAKSGAVVSLYHLLDDGKLNHSVAITEGVRGDACAEIMSGFFREKRITSAAR from the coding sequence ATGTTAACGGCAAACGATGACATGTTCATGGAGTTGGCCCTTGGGGAGGCCGGCGCTGCCCGGGCGGCAGGAGAGGTGCCGGTCGGGGCCGTCATTACCTGCGGGAACGATATCCTGGCCAGGGCGCACAACCTGCCGATTGCGCTGCACGATCCGTCCGCCCATGCGGAAATTATGGCTATCCGTGCAGCAGCCCAAATTATGTCCAATTACCGGCTTACCGGGACGACGCTTTATGTGACGCTGGAGCCCTGTGTCATGTGTTGCGGAGCCATTGTGCAGGCTCGCATCAGCCGATTGGTCTTTGGCGCACGGGATGCCAAAAGCGGCGCCGTGGTTTCGCTCTATCATCTGCTGGACGATGGGAAACTCAACCACTCGGTGGCAATTACCGAGGGTGTGCGGGGGGATGCCTGTGCGGAAATTATGAGTGGATTTTTCCGGGAAAAGAGGATAACATCCGCCGCTCGTTAA